In the Candidatus Cloacimonadota bacterium genome, AGAGTTCGCCATCCGCGGCGCGCAGATAGCCGGCCAGGTTGCTCACATCGCGCAGGGTGCCGGTTTTTCCCCAGAGGCGGCTCTTGCCTTTGAGTTCGGTGAACCTTTTGCGCAAAGTGCCCTCCTCGCCGGGGAAAGCCAGGCTGTTGAGAAAGATGTCGAACCAATCCTGATGGCAGGCATGGCTGAGAGTGAGGCCCAGATGCGAGGCGGTGCAACGGTTTTGGCGGGCCAGTCCGGAGCCGTCGGTGATGTGGAAACCGTTTGTCGGGATGCCCCTTGCCGCGAGCAATTCCTCCACCCAGACCGCGCCGCTGTCCACACCCGCGCCGATGTTGCAGAGCAGGTTTTCGGCGAGCATGTTGGAGCTGGTTTTCAGCATCACGCCCAGGATATCGCGCAGCGGGAAAGAGTCGAACCCGAAGAGGACGCCGAGGCTGTCATGCGCGGCGGGATCTTCTTCCAGAGTGGTTTTTCCCGATATGGCCAGGCCTTTGCGGGAGAGGGTTTTGCGCAGCATCTGCAGTGTGAAGAGGGGCGGATTGCGCACCGCCGCGGTGAGATATTCCGGAGTGTTGACGCCCAGCTTTCCCTTCAGGGTTACGCTGCGGTTGTCTTTGGAAACCTGCAGCCAGATGCCGGCGGTGCCTTTCTGCGCCACGGTGGTGATCTGATTGTTGATCTGGAAATAGTTGTAGCCGTGGCGGGGACTCGCTTTGGCCTTGTTTCCCGCCTTGGAGGAGCCTTTGAGGTCGAAGCGCACCAAATTGGCGTTGAAAGAGAGGGCGCCCACCCCCGGCGAAAAGCCGTAGGGCAGGTTGTGGGCCTCCCAATGCGGATTGCAGGGATATGTGGGATAAAGGCTGATGTCTCCGATCAGATCGCCGCTGACCTTTCTGATGCCCCGCGCTTTCAGGGAATCGGCCCAAAGCTCGAAAACCCGGTGGGGCCCCTCCGGATAGAAATCATCCATCCAGGTGGGATCGCCGCCACCCCTGACCACCAAGTCGCCCCGTAAAACCCCGTCCAGAACGTCGCCGTTGGTGCCGATCAGCGTTTGGAAGCGGTGTTCGGGACCGAAGGCCGACAGCGCGCCGATGCCGGTGTAAAGCTTTTGCAGCGAGGCGGGCATCAGTTCCTTGTCGGCCCTGTATCCGTAGATCAGGCTGCTGTCCCCGGGCGCGTAAAAAGCCACCGCGACGCTGGCACCCTTCACCAGCGAAGAGCCCATCAGCTTGTCCAGCGCGGAATCGAGGGCTTGGGCATCCAGGTTTTGCCCGGATAACACGGCGGACAGAATGGCGAGCAAAGCCAGCAGCAGCCAAGCCTTGAGATATCCGGGGCCAGCCTGAGACCTGTGTCCAACAAGCGATTTATTGTTCATGCAAACAACCTTGCGGCCACGCCTCAGCCTGTCAATCGAAATTTAAGGCTCTCTTTCAAACCGAGTGGGTGGAAGCGATCAACCAGCCAGCAGCCCGGAGGGCGACAGATCATAGCGAGGGAGCGCAGCGCAGCGGAGCCCCTCGATGAACGGACAAATCAACAATTTTAACAGGCCTCCACCCCTCCCCTGAAACGCAAAACGTTTTGGGGGAGGGGTGGAGGCAATTTCCATTTGTTTTCTCTTGTTTCGTTACGAGGGGCTTACGCACCCTCGCTATCATTCTGCCGCCCTCACGGGCTGTGTCCACTTCGTTTGAAAGAGAGCCAAATCTGCTTTTTCTAGAATGCTCCGTAAACCTCCAGCTGCCTTCAAAGGGAATTGAAGGGAGCGTATGCCCCGAGGGACCATGCCC is a window encoding:
- the dacB gene encoding D-alanyl-D-alanine carboxypeptidase/D-alanyl-D-alanine-endopeptidase; its protein translation is MNNKSLVGHRSQAGPGYLKAWLLLALLAILSAVLSGQNLDAQALDSALDKLMGSSLVKGASVAVAFYAPGDSSLIYGYRADKELMPASLQKLYTGIGALSAFGPEHRFQTLIGTNGDVLDGVLRGDLVVRGGGDPTWMDDFYPEGPHRVFELWADSLKARGIRKVSGDLIGDISLYPTYPCNPHWEAHNLPYGFSPGVGALSFNANLVRFDLKGSSKAGNKAKASPRHGYNYFQINNQITTVAQKGTAGIWLQVSKDNRSVTLKGKLGVNTPEYLTAAVRNPPLFTLQMLRKTLSRKGLAISGKTTLEEDPAAHDSLGVLFGFDSFPLRDILGVMLKTSSNMLAENLLCNIGAGVDSGAVWVEELLAARGIPTNGFHITDGSGLARQNRCTASHLGLTLSHACHQDWFDIFLNSLAFPGEEGTLRKRFTELKGKSRLWGKTGTLRDVSNLAGYLRAADGELYAFVIICNNVSSIANAKKWHARVCNTLLRYSGN